The following coding sequences lie in one Deltaproteobacteria bacterium HGW-Deltaproteobacteria-6 genomic window:
- a CDS encoding O-acetylhomoserine aminocarboxypropyltransferase (catalyzes the formation of L-methionine and acetate from O-acetyl-L-homoserine and methanethiol): MTKRRLETIAVHAGQETPDSATTARAVPIYRTSSFVFKNTEHAANLFGLKELGNIYSRLTNPTNAVLEERITQLEGGAASVVVSSGTSAIFYAIITLAEAGDEIVSANNLYGGTYTQFDAILPKLGINTKFVDPHDPKNFEKAITPKTRALFIETIGNPVLDFTDVKAVADIAHKHGLPLIVDATFTTPYLLRTIDYGADIVVNSLTKWIGGHGTAIGGSITDSGKFNWKGGKHKLLTEPDNNYHGLRWALDLPEALAPIAFALRVRTVPLRNLGAALSPDNAWIFLQGAETLPLRIVRHSENALAVAQYLKKHPKVAWVRYPGLTDDPTYPTASQYLKKGFGGMVVFGVKGGYDAAVKIISNIDLFSHLANVGDAKSLILHPASTSHSQLSEKEQLAGGLTPDLIRLSIGIEHIDDIIEALDGALAKI; this comes from the coding sequence ATGACAAAAAGAAGACTGGAAACCATTGCAGTACACGCCGGGCAGGAAACACCGGATTCTGCAACAACAGCGAGGGCGGTGCCGATTTACAGGACATCGTCGTTTGTATTCAAGAACACAGAACACGCGGCGAATTTATTTGGGTTGAAAGAATTGGGCAATATCTATTCACGGCTGACCAACCCGACCAATGCCGTCCTGGAAGAACGCATCACGCAACTGGAAGGCGGCGCCGCATCGGTCGTTGTCTCATCCGGCACATCGGCAATTTTTTACGCCATCATAACTCTTGCGGAAGCCGGCGATGAGATTGTATCGGCAAATAATTTGTATGGCGGAACCTACACGCAGTTTGACGCCATTTTGCCGAAACTCGGCATCAATACGAAATTTGTCGATCCACACGATCCGAAGAATTTTGAGAAGGCCATCACGCCCAAAACACGCGCCTTGTTTATCGAAACCATCGGCAATCCGGTTCTGGATTTTACGGATGTGAAAGCGGTGGCCGACATCGCCCATAAACACGGCCTTCCGTTGATTGTCGATGCAACCTTCACCACACCGTATTTGCTGCGCACGATCGATTACGGCGCGGACATCGTGGTTAATTCGCTGACCAAGTGGATCGGCGGACACGGCACGGCAATCGGCGGAAGCATTACGGATTCCGGAAAGTTCAACTGGAAAGGCGGAAAGCACAAATTGTTAACGGAGCCGGATAACAACTATCACGGATTGCGCTGGGCGCTCGATCTGCCGGAAGCGCTGGCGCCGATTGCTTTTGCCCTGCGCGTGCGAACGGTACCGCTTCGTAATCTCGGCGCAGCGCTTTCACCGGATAACGCATGGATATTTTTACAGGGCGCTGAAACACTGCCATTGCGCATTGTGCGGCACAGCGAAAATGCGCTGGCTGTTGCCCAGTATCTGAAGAAACATCCCAAGGTCGCCTGGGTGCGCTATCCGGGGCTGACCGATGATCCGACTTATCCAACGGCATCCCAGTATCTGAAAAAAGGTTTCGGAGGCATGGTCGTTTTTGGCGTGAAGGGCGGATACGATGCAGCGGTAAAGATTATCTCAAATATCGATTTATTCTCGCATCTGGCAAACGTCGGCGACGCCAAGAGCCTGATCCTGCATCCGGCCAGCACTTCTCATTCGCAGCTTTCCGAAAAAGAACAGCTGGCAGGCGGATTGACACCTGATCTTATCCGGCTGTCGATCGGGATTGAGCATATTGATGACATTATCGAAGCTCTGGATGGCGCACTGGCGAAAATCTGA
- a CDS encoding AsnC family transcriptional regulator has product MKLSTKGRYGVRLMLDLATHYGERPVLLREISQREDISEKYLWHLINPLKSAGLINSTRGSHGGYELAKAPSEITVKDIFEVVEGPICLVDCVEKPSACNRSDFCITRDLWEEASRAFAETLAKTTLDSLVVRQKDKKQRQTVNYDI; this is encoded by the coding sequence ATGAAACTCTCGACCAAAGGACGCTACGGCGTCCGGCTTATGTTAGATCTTGCAACCCATTACGGCGAACGTCCGGTTCTTTTAAGAGAGATATCTCAAAGGGAAGATATCTCAGAAAAATATCTCTGGCATTTGATTAATCCGTTAAAATCAGCCGGATTAATTAATTCAACACGAGGATCGCACGGCGGGTATGAGCTGGCGAAAGCACCGTCCGAAATAACCGTCAAAGATATTTTTGAGGTTGTCGAAGGGCCAATCTGCCTGGTCGATTGTGTGGAGAAACCGTCAGCCTGCAATCGCTCGGACTTCTGTATAACCCGTGATTTGTGGGAAGAGGCTTCCAGAGCGTTTGCCGAAACGCTTGCAAAAACAACTCTTGACTCTCTCGTGGTACGGCAAAAAGACAAAAAACAGCGCCAGACTGTTAATTACGATATTTAA
- a CDS encoding adenylyl-sulfate kinase, which translates to MKDRDQINIVIVGHVDHGKSTVIGRLLADTGSLPEGKLEDVKALCARNAKPFEYAFLLDALKDERTQGITIDSARCFFKTNKRDYIVIDAPGHIEFLKNMVTGAARAEAALLVIAADEGVQENSKRHGYLVSMLGVRQVVVLLNKMDLVGYDRKAYDLLCAEYTAFLETLQVKPIAFIPISARDGENLVTLSSLMPWYEGPTVLDQLDAFEKKRSDTHLPLRFPVQDIYKFTEENDDRRIIAGTIETGSLSAGDEVLFLPSNKKARIRTIEAFNTPVKTQAKASEAIGITLDTQLYIKPGEIVTKPGDTLPLVNSRFKAHIFWMGRSPLIRDKSYKLKLATCRVPVRLAEIIHVLDATDLSMTQHKKQLNRHDVGEVILETTKPIAFDSVTAIEGTGRFVIVDHFEIAGGGIILDEADNRDTLLADHIRQREIAWDKGFITPVDRSRHNSHGAKFIVFAGEEFDRVTALAKGLERMLFFHNHQTYYLGFNNLLSGIASDVPGNTADTDDAINRLGELARILTDAGQIFITALSGIDDYDLEILKVLNTPAEILVVCVGNNIFSSFPVDLVIPADASPDDAVREVNALLRNKEIVAEYII; encoded by the coding sequence ATGAAAGATCGCGACCAAATCAATATTGTTATTGTGGGCCATGTCGATCACGGCAAGAGCACGGTGATTGGGAGGCTTCTGGCCGATACGGGATCACTTCCCGAAGGAAAACTCGAAGACGTTAAAGCCCTTTGCGCCAGAAACGCCAAACCATTTGAGTATGCCTTCCTTTTGGATGCACTCAAGGATGAAAGGACGCAAGGCATCACCATCGACAGCGCCCGTTGTTTCTTTAAAACAAACAAGCGGGATTACATCGTGATCGATGCACCGGGTCATATCGAGTTTCTGAAAAACATGGTAACGGGGGCTGCCCGCGCGGAAGCGGCATTATTGGTCATCGCCGCTGACGAAGGCGTGCAGGAAAACAGCAAACGCCACGGTTATCTCGTCTCCATGCTGGGGGTTCGCCAGGTGGTGGTGCTGCTCAATAAAATGGATCTCGTCGGCTATGACCGCAAGGCCTATGATTTGCTTTGCGCGGAATATACGGCATTTTTGGAAACCTTACAGGTGAAGCCAATTGCCTTTATTCCCATCAGTGCCCGCGACGGCGAGAATCTGGTCACGCTTTCTTCCCTTATGCCCTGGTATGAAGGGCCGACGGTACTTGATCAGTTGGATGCGTTTGAAAAGAAGCGTAGCGATACCCATCTGCCGCTGCGTTTTCCGGTGCAGGATATCTATAAATTTACGGAAGAAAATGACGACCGCCGCATTATCGCCGGAACCATCGAGACCGGGAGCTTAAGCGCCGGCGACGAGGTTTTATTCCTGCCTTCCAATAAAAAAGCGCGTATCCGAACCATCGAGGCCTTCAATACACCGGTCAAGACGCAAGCGAAGGCCTCGGAAGCCATCGGCATTACTCTTGATACGCAGCTATACATCAAGCCGGGTGAGATTGTTACCAAACCCGGCGATACACTGCCGCTCGTGAATTCGCGTTTCAAAGCCCATATCTTCTGGATGGGACGTTCGCCGCTGATCAGAGATAAATCCTATAAACTGAAGCTGGCGACCTGCCGTGTGCCTGTTCGGCTTGCCGAGATTATTCATGTCCTTGATGCGACGGATCTCAGTATGACGCAGCATAAGAAACAGCTCAACCGGCACGATGTCGGAGAAGTCATTCTGGAGACCACCAAGCCGATTGCCTTTGATTCCGTGACTGCCATCGAAGGCACCGGAAGGTTTGTCATCGTCGATCATTTTGAAATTGCCGGAGGCGGCATCATCCTGGACGAAGCTGATAATCGAGATACACTTCTTGCGGATCATATCCGGCAGCGGGAGATTGCCTGGGACAAGGGCTTCATTACACCGGTTGATCGTTCTCGCCATAACAGCCATGGCGCAAAGTTCATCGTCTTTGCGGGCGAAGAATTTGATCGGGTTACAGCACTGGCCAAGGGACTGGAACGGATGTTGTTTTTTCATAATCACCAGACTTACTATCTCGGTTTCAATAATCTGCTTTCCGGCATTGCTTCCGATGTTCCGGGAAACACCGCGGATACGGACGACGCGATTAACCGCTTGGGAGAACTGGCCAGGATTCTGACCGACGCAGGCCAGATCTTCATTACAGCCTTGTCCGGCATCGACGATTATGATCTGGAAATATTGAAAGTGCTCAACACGCCTGCCGAAATTCTGGTGGTGTGCGTGGGGAATAATATTTTTTCGAGTTTCCCGGTTGATCTGGTCATTCCGGCAGACGCGTCGCCGGATGACGCCGTCCGTGAAGTTAACGCATTGCTCCGGAACAAAGAAATCGTCGCCGAATATATTATTTGA